Proteins co-encoded in one Puntigrus tetrazona isolate hp1 chromosome 20, ASM1883169v1, whole genome shotgun sequence genomic window:
- the LOC122324887 gene encoding LOW QUALITY PROTEIN: zona pellucida sperm-binding protein 4-like (The sequence of the model RefSeq protein was modified relative to this genomic sequence to represent the inferred CDS: inserted 2 bases in 1 codon), which translates to PSQWVKQPVQQQPPSQWVKQPVQQQPPSQWVKQPVQQQPPSQLVQQPNQQFPLQKPVAQTEPIDKCTVADYDHIPCGQPGISGAECNAINCCFDGQQCFYGRAVTVQCIRDGQFVVVVARDVTVPQLSLDSVRLLGGSDPPCAPVDSTPSFAIYQFXCDRMRGTSMMEDSGYVVYENRMTSSYEVGVGPLGSITRDSHFELLFQCRYSGTSVEALVVEVNSVPPPPPVAAPGPLRVELRLANGQCVTKGCAEGDEAYTSYYSDSDYPVTKVLREPVYVEVHIMERTDPNIVLMLGHCWATSTSSPLSLPQWDLLIDGCPYQDDRYLTTLVPVTGSSGVQFPTHYKRFVVKMFTFVDPTSLAPLQETIFIHCSTEVCHPSSGSCEQSCTRKRRATPIQVIIGEAPVVSSGQVTLVM; encoded by the exons cccagccagtgggttaagcagccagttcaacagcagccgcccagccagtgggttaagcagccagttcaacagcagccacccagccagtgggttaagcagccagttcaacagcagccacccagccagctGGTTCAACAACCTAACCAGCAGTTTCCACTTCAGAAGCCAGTGGCACAGACAGAGCCCATTGATAAGTGTACTGTAGCTGATTATGATCATATCCCATGTGGACAACCTGGGATCAGTGGTGCTGAGTGTAACGCTATCAACTGCTGCTTTGATGGACAGCAGTGCTTCTATGGAAGGGCAG TGACTGTCCAGTGTATTCGAGATGGTCAGTTTGTGGTAGTGGTGGCTAGAGATGTTACTGTGCCTCAACTGAGTCTGGATTCGGTTCGTCTGCTGGGTGGAAGTGACCCACCTTGCGCTCCTGTGGATTCCACACCTTCCTTTGCTATATACCAGTT CTGTGACCGCATGCGCGGCACAAGTATGATG GAGGACAGTGGATATGTGGTGTATGAGAACAGAATGACCTCCTCATACGAAGTTGGCGTTGGACCACTTGGATCCATCACGAGGGACAGTCACTTTGA GCTTCTCTTCCAGTGCAGATACTCTGGAACATCTGTGGAAGCTCTGGTTGTGGAGGTCAATTCtgttcctccacctccaccagtAGCTGCTCCTGGACCTCTCAGGGTGGAGCTCAGACTGGCCAATGGCCAGTGTGTCACCAAGGGCTGTGCTGAAG GGGATGAGGCCTACACGTCCTACTACAGTGACTCTGATTATCCCGTCACAAAAGTCCTGCGGGAGCCCGTGTATGTTGAGGTGCACATTATGGAGAGGACAGACCCCAACATTGTCCTGATGCTGGGACATTGCTGGGCGACCTCCACCTCCAGTCCACTCAGTCTACCCCAGTGGGACCTTCTGATTGATGG ATGCCCTTACCAGGATGACCGTTATCTGACCACATTGGTTCCAGTAACTGGATCATCTGGTGTGCAGTTCCCGACCCACTACAAGCGCTTTGTTGTGAAGATGTTTACGTTTGTAGATCCAACCTCACTGGCTCCTCTGCAGGAAACG ATCTTCATCCACTGCAGTACAGAGGTGTGCCATCCGTCTTCTGGCTCTTGTGAGCAAAGCTGCACCAGGAAAC GAAGAGCTACTCCTATTCAGGTCATCATTGGTGAAGCACCTGTGGTTTCTAGTGGACAAGTTACTCTGGTCATGTAA
- the LOC122324888 gene encoding glutenin, low molecular weight subunit-like: MVVRWLLVEILALCALCNAVPQWSNLPQSPQKVQQLVQRQPPSQKVQQPQQQPPSQKVQQPQQQPPSQKVQQPQQQPPSQQDKQPVQQQPPSQWVKQPVQQQPPSQWVKQPVQQQPP; encoded by the coding sequence ATGGTTGTCAGATGGTTGTTGGTTGAGATTTTAGCACTTTGTGCTCTCTGTAATGCTGTTCCTCAGTGGAGTAATCTGCCCCAGAGTCCTCAGAAGGTTCAGCAGCTGGTTCAACGACAGCCACCCAGCCAGAAGGTTCAGCAGCCACAAcaacagccacccagccagAAGGTTCAGCAGCCACAAcaacagccacccagccagAAGGTTCAGCAACCACAAcaacagccacccagccagcaggataagcagccggttcaacagcagccacccagccagtgggttaagcagccggttcaacagcagccacccagccagtgggttaagcagccagttcaacagcagccaccc
- the LOC122324886 gene encoding LOW QUALITY PROTEIN: zona pellucida sperm-binding protein 4-like (The sequence of the model RefSeq protein was modified relative to this genomic sequence to represent the inferred CDS: deleted 1 base in 1 codon): MVVRWLLVEILALCALCNAVPQWSNLPQSPQKVQQLVQRQPPSQKVQQPQQQPPSQKVQQPQQQPPSQKVQQPQQQPPSQKVQQPQQQPPSQQDKQPVQQQPPSQQDKQPVQQQPPSQWVKQPVQQQQPPSQWVKQPVQQQPPSQWVKQPVQQQPPSQWVKQPVQQQPPSQWVKQPVQQQPPSQWVKQPVQQQPPSQWVKQPVQQQPPSQWVKQPVQQQPPSQWVQQPNQQFLLQKPVAQTEPIDKCTVADYDHIPCGQPGISGAECNAINCCFDGQQCFYGRAVTVQCIRDGQFVVVVARDVTVPQLSLDSVRLLGGSDPPCAPVDSTPSFAIYQFPVTACGTSMMEDSGYVVYENRMTSSYEVGVGPLGSITRDSHFELLFQCRYSGTSVEALVVEVNSVPPPPPVAAPGPLRVELRLANGQCVTKGCAEGDEAYTSYYSDSDYPVTKVLREPVYVEVHIMERTDPNIVLMLGHCWATSTSSPLSLPQWDLLIDGCPYQDDRYLTTLVPVTGSSGVQFPTHYKRFVVKMFTFVDPTSLAPLQETIFIHCSTEVCHPSSGSCEQSCTRKRRATPIQAIFGEPTVVSSGQVTLVM, encoded by the exons ATGGTTGTCAGATGGTTGTTGGTTGAGATTTTAGCACTTTGTGCTCTCTGTAATGCTGTTCCTCAGTGGAGTAATCTGCCCCAGAGTCCTCAGAAGGTTCAGCAGCTGGTTCAACGACAGCCACCCAGCCAGAAGGTTCAGCAGCCACAAcaacagccacccagccagAAGGTTCAGCAGCCACAAcaacagccacccagccagAAGGTTCAGCAGCCACAAcaacagccacccagccagAAGGTTCAGCAACCACAAcaacagccacccagccagcaggataagcagccggttcaacagcagccacccagccagcaggataagcagccggttcaacagcagccacccagccagtgggttaagcagccagttcaacaacagcagccacccagccagtgggttaagcagccggttcaacagcagccacccagccagtgggttaagcagccagttcaacagcagccacccagccagtgggttaagcagccagttcaacagcagccgcccagccagtgggttaagcagccagttcaacagcagccgcccagccagtgggttaagcagccagttcaacagcagccacccagccagtgggttaagcagccagttcaacagcagccacccagccagtgggttaagcagccagttcaacagcagccacccagccagtgggttcaACAACCTAACCAGCAGTTTCTACTTCAGAAGCCAGTGGCACAGACAGAGCCCATTGATAAGTGTACTGTAGCTGATTATGATCATATCCCATGTGGACAACCTGGGATCAGTGGTGCTGAGTGTAACGCTATCAACTGCTGCTTTGATGGACAGCAGTGCTTCTATGGAAGGGCAG TGACTGTCCAGTGTATTCGAGATGGTCAGTTTGTGGTAGTGGTGGCTAGAGATGTTACTGTGCCTCAACTGAGTCTGGATTCGGTTCGTCTGCTGGGTGGAAGTGACCCACCTTGCGCTCCTGTGGATTCCACACCTTCCTTTGCTATATACCAGTTCCCTGTGACCGCATGCGGCACAAGTATGATG GAGGACAGTGGATATGTGGTGTATGAGAACAGAATGACCTCCTCATACGAAGTTGGCGTTGGACCACTTGGATCCATCACGAGGGACAGTCACTTTGA GCTTCTCTTCCAGTGCAGATACTCTGGAACATCTGTGGAAGCTCTGGTTGTGGAGGTCAATTCtgttcctccacctccaccagtAGCTGCTCCTGGACCTCTCAGGGTGGAGCTCAGACTGGCCAATGGCCAGTGTGTCACCAAGGGCTGTGCTGAAG GGGATGAGGCCTACACGTCCTACTACAGTGACTCTGATTATCCCGTCACA AAAGTCCTGCGGGAGCCCGTGTATGTTGAGGTGCACATTATGGAGAGGACAGACCCCAACATTGTCCTGATGCTGGGACATTGCTGGGCGACCTCCACCTCCAGTCCACTCAGTCTACCCCAGTGGGACCTTCTGATTGATGG ATGCCCTTACCAGGATGACCGTTATCTGACCACATTGGTTCCAGTAACTGGATCATCTGGTGTGCAGTTCCCGACCCACTACAAGCGCTTTGTTGTGAAGATGTTTACGTTTGTAGATCCAACCTCACTGGCTCCTCTGCAGGAAACG ATCTTCATCCACTGCAGTACAGAGGTGTGCCATCCGTCTTCTGGCTCTTGTGAGCAGAGCTGCACCAGGAAAC GAAGAGCTACTCCTATCCAGGCCATCTTTGGTGAACCAACTGTGGTTTCTAGTGGACAAGTTACTCTAGTCATGTAA